In one Podarcis muralis chromosome 7, rPodMur119.hap1.1, whole genome shotgun sequence genomic region, the following are encoded:
- the LOC114601973 gene encoding disintegrin and metalloproteinase domain-containing protein 21-like, giving the protein MARGSGGLHKWLVLQLTNPVILLGFLLPTSSFPAPEYTWYEVITPRQLVLFGGKAKKDDLSYILNVSGKDYVIQLKPRKDDFLVKNLPLFTYSSQGRRIESHHYIPVECYHEGHVDGVANSLVVLKTCSGLTGFLSIRDRNYGIEPFHNSSAFQHLLYLINEPKPCMCGMRAPVAKRQAEELRAERGTRRDPRHPKYIELYIVVDEKLFQFEGANETRMAYLILDIVNLMGVHFRVLHTSIVLIGLEIWNTGNPFKVTNDVGLLLNNFNSWRVNGLAKRMKHDTALLLTHQEFEHTLGKSYGNAICRPSYSAGVLSYLQKNPILFSRAMSHELGHHMGLEHDESNCVCGGYKTCVMHSYQAETNKFSNCSIHTFAELVLEGNLDCLANRPQKIPSIKHCGNGVLDKGEECDCGGTQRCRQNLCCNADCTLKPRAQCSSGPCCKNCHFRPSGDLCRIQINECDLPEYCSGKSEWCPNDVYMQDGTPCSKHDSHCYAKQCWTHNYLCARIFGYEARAAPASCFQSRNTVGDKYGNCGRDWTKSTFVKCQPQDVKCGRIQCSNVRDVPSIPHYTVTPTELSGAGAGCWSVAYHGGTDFVDLGMVPDGTPCGPGKLCKNQTCIFRKKAVCDPNKKCSDRGVCNNRNNCHCNNGWAPPNCKFWGSGGSIDGGYPRQNWSTKVVKLAFETVIPLGVLVLAAITFIVPRLWKLPGWFRQFTSSQVGGNLQGSSPDLQGSSPAKEGLNSTDSKE; this is encoded by the coding sequence ATGGCACGTGGCAGCGGTGGCCTCCACAAATGGTTGGTTCTGCAGTTGACGAATCCTGTTATTTTGCTGGGGTTCCTCCTTCCCACCAGCTCATTTCCTGCTCCTGAGTATACGTGGTATGAAGTGATCACCCCAAGGCAGTTGGTGCTTTTTGGAGGGAAAGCCAAGAAGGATGACCTTTCCTATATCCTCAATGTATCAGGAAAGGACTACGTCATTCAGCTGAAGCCCAGGAAGGATGACTTCCTGGTCAAAAACCTCCCACTCTTCACATACAGTTCCCAGGGCAGGCGGATTGAAAGTCATCACTACATCCCTGTTGAATGCTACCACGAAGGGCATGTGGATGGCGTAGCCAATTCGCTTGTGGTTCTGAAGACCTGTTCTGGCTTGACAGGATTCCTAAGTATCAGAGACAGAAATTATGGCATAGAGCCTTTCCACAATTCTTCAGCTTTTCAGCACCTTCTCTACCTGATCAACGAACCAAAGCCTTGTATGTGTGGAATGAGAGCTCCAGTTGCAAAGCGTCAGGCAGAAGAACTGAGGGCGGAAAGGGGGACCCGGCGTGACCCAAGGCACCCAAAATACATTGAGCTGTACATTGTTGTCGACGAGAAGCTGTTTCAGTTTGAAGGTGCCAATGAAACCAGGATGGCATACCTCATTTTGGACATAGTTAACTTAATGGGTGTGCACTTCCGGGTGCTGCACACAAGTATTGTCCTGATTGGACTGGAGATCTGGAACACAGGCAACCCTTTCAAGGTTACAAATGACGTTGGGTTGCTTCTGAATAATTTCAACAGCTGGAGAGTGAACGGTCTTGCGAAGCGAATGAAGCACGACACAGCCCTGTTGCTCACTCACCAGGAGTTCGAGCACACCCTCGGGAAGTCATACGGTAATGCCATCTGCAGGCCAAGCTATTCTGCAGGGGTTTTGAGCTACTTGCAGAAGAATCCAATTCTCTTTTCAAGGGCCATGTCCCATGAGTTGGGTCATCACATGGGGCTTGAGCACGACGAATCCAACTGTGTTTGTGGAGGATACAAAACCTGTGTCATGCATTCGTACCAGGCAGAAACGAACAAGTTCAGCAACTGCAGCATTCACACTTTTGCAGAGCTTGTGCTGGAAGGGAACCTGGACTGCCTGGCCAACAGGCCCCAAAAAATACCATCTATCAAGCATTGTGGCAATGGAGTGTTGGATAAGGGAGAAGAATGCGACTGTGGCGGCACGCAGAGGTGCAGGCAGAATCTTTGCTGCAACGCTGACTGCACCTTGAAGCCACGTGCACAATGCTCTTCTGGGCCATGTTGTAAAAACTGTCACTTCCGTCCAAGTGGAGACCTTTGTCGAATTCAGATCAATGAGTGTGACCTTCCTGAGTACTGTAGTGGGAAATCTGAGTGGTGCCCCAATGATGTGTACATGCAAGACGGGACGCCGTGCAGCAAACACGATTCCCATTGTTATGCCAAGCAGTGTTGGACTCACAACTACCTGTGCGCCAGGATCTTTGGCTATGAAGCCAGAGCggctccagcatcctgctttcagtCTCGGAATACTGTGGGGGATAAGTATGGCAACTGTGGCAGGGACTGGACAAAAAGTACTTTTGTGAAATGCCAGCCTCAAGACGTAAAGTGCGGGAGAATTCAGTGTAGCAACGTCAGAGACGTACCTTCAATACCACACTATACCGTGACTCCCACTGAGTTGTCaggcgctggtgctggctgctGGAGCGTGGCCTACCATGGCGGGACAGATTTTGTGGATCTCGGAATGGTGCCTGACGGCACTCCATGTGGCCCTGGGAAACTCTGCAAGAACCAGACGTGCATTTTCAGGAAGAAGGCAGTGTGTGATCCCAATAAAAAGTGCAGTGACAGAGGTGTTTGTAACAACCGCAATAACTGCCACTGCAACAACGGCTGGGCCCCTCCGAACTGCAAGTTTTGGGGGTCCGGGGGAAGCATTGATGGTGGGTATCCAAGGCAGAACTGGAGCACAAAAGTAGTGAAACTAGCTTTTGAAACAGTGATCCCTCTAGGAGTCCTGGTTCTTGCCGCTATCACTTTCATTGTGCCAAGGCTGTGGAAGCTACCAGGATGGTTTAGGCAATTCACCAGCTCACAGGTTGGAGGGAATCTGCAAGGCAGCAGCCCAGATCTGCAAGGCAGCAGCCCagcaaaggaaggattgaactctacaGATTCCAAAGAGTAA